The proteins below are encoded in one region of Oreochromis niloticus isolate F11D_XX linkage group LG6, O_niloticus_UMD_NMBU, whole genome shotgun sequence:
- the lgsn gene encoding lengsin isoform X2, whose amino-acid sequence MSTKNEMNDSEDFKEGQNRSNDQIDGTGMSLGSKKGVRVTGKYVPPVDWNSRGGGPSIVHGPVSTPVTPNTPTVISIGPLPHQPPEQVDDPSVDEADAGDDWTTEASCQTRLSYGKMGVPRQTMEELKTILRVSPLLSIRERHEGKPGSPYTYLHGSSTSGGGTDGRQDDGNSHRAFSTFKPHSDASRRGPRSRGSTSIQLPSTMDSSSSFRFSANTNRQPELRTHTYASGGSWGETGGSHTDNGKDTIEISGNQRFIAAMEQIKQQIARDNINFVRFEATDLHGVSRSKTVPVRFFHEKAVYGVPMPRSYLELTLSPQSNEVDHANTANFSSDVLLIPDLSTFRVLPWAEQTARVICDPCTVTGSPLRTSPRLIAKQLLGQLQSLGFSLHSSFTYECCVLGAPDRIGPKTLLFPATTLLSNHDLPFFQQLVDSMYCMGADIDSIASASGPGQMEINLRPEFGIAAADSAFTFRTGIKEMARKHSYIASFFTDDGLYNAGVLSHSLWDANGRRSLFHSGEKAGEVSEIGRKWLAGLLTHSAALSCLMSPGLGCRSHIAKTIKDPKRLLYATCGSNDNSSSFNIKCHGGRETHIDNKLGSAMANPYIVLAATVAAGLDGIRRNLNVESSLNKAPSQQREFTIPVKLDDALEALGEDHVIRSALGEPFIQYFIAMKKFEIETQEMNDERNKCFEYFI is encoded by the exons ATGAGTACAAAAAACGAAATGAATGACTCTGAAGATTTCAAG GAAGGCCAAAATAGAAGCAACGACCAAATAGATGGCACCGGGATGAGTCTAGGCAGCAAGAAAGGAGTCAGGGTGACTGGAAAGTATGTGCCTCCGGTGGATTGGAACAGCAGAGGAGGTGGCCCATCCATCGTCCACGGTCCCGTCAGTACCCCAGTAACTCCCAACACTCCCACAGTTATCTCCATTGGCCCTCTGCCTCACCAGCCCCCAGAGCAAGTTGATGATCCCTCTGTGGATGAAGCTGACGCTGGGGATGACTGGACCACAGAGGCATCATGTCAAACCAGGTTGTCCTATGGTAAAATGGGTGTTCCAAGGCAGACCATGGAAGAGCTGAAGACCATCCTGAGGGTCAGTCCCCTGCTCAGTATCCGGGAAAGACATGAGGGGAAACCAGGGAGTCCCTACACATATCTCCACGGAAGCAGCACTAGTGGTGGAGGGACGGACGGACGGCAGGATGATGGAAACTCTCACAGGGCGTTCAGCACCTTCAAACCACACTCTGATGCTTCCAGAAGGGGGCCCAGATCCAGAGGTAGCACATCTATTCAGCTGCCCTCCACCATGGATTCATCCAGCTCGTTCAGGTTCAGTGCCAACACAAATAGGCAGCCTGAACTCAGGACCCACACATATGCGAGTGGTGGCTCCTGGGGAGAGACTGGAGGTTCTCATACAG ATAACGGAAAAGACACTATTGAGATCTCTGGGAACCAGAGGTTCATTGCAGCCATGGAGCAAATTAAACAACAAATAGCACGCGACAATATCAACTTCGTCCGCTTTGAAGCCACTGACCTCCATGGGGTGTCAAGGTCCAAGACAGTACCTGTTCGCTTCTTCCAT GAGAAAGCAGTATATGGGGTACCAATGCCAAGAAGCTATTTGGAGCTAACCCTGAGCCCACAAAGCAATGAAGTGGACCATGCAAACACTGCCAACTTCAGTAGTGATGTCCTTCTGATCCCTGACCTTTCGACTTTTAGGGTCCTACCCTGGGCTGAACAAACAGCACGGGTCATCTGCGACCCATGCACCGTGACCGGAAGCCCCCTTCGCACTTCACCTCGCCTCATTGCCAAGCAGCTTCTCGGTCAGCTCCAAAGCCTGGGTTTCTCCCTGCACTCATCCTTCACCTATGAATGTTGTGTACTAGGAGCGCCGGACCGGATTGGACCAAAGACACTCCTGTTCCCTGCCACAACACTGCTCAGCAACCATGACCTGCCTTTCTTCCAGCAGCTGGTGGACAGCATGTACTGCATGGGGGCTGACATAGACAGCATCGCTTCTGCAAGTGGCCCTGGGCAGATGGAGATCAACCTGAGGCCAGAGTTTGGGATTGCTGCCGCTGACAGCGCCTTCACCTTCCGCACCGGCATCAAAGAAATGGCTCGCAAACACAGCTACATTGCCAGCTTTTTTACTGACGATGGTCTATACAATGCTGGGGTGCTCTCTCATAGCCTGTGGGATGCTAATGGGCGACGCagtctcttccacagtggagaGAAAGCAGGCGAGGTGTCTGAGATTGGTAGAAAATGGTTGGCAGGCCTCCTGACCCACTCTGCTGCCCTGAGCTGTTTGATGTCACCCGGCCTGGGTTGCAGAAGTCACATTGCCAAAACCATCAAAGATCCCAAGCGGTTGCTGTATGCCACTTGTGGCAGCAATGATAACAGCAGTTCCTTCAACATAAAGTGTCACGGTGGGAGGGAGACACACATTGACAACAAGCTGGGCTCAGCCATGGCCAACCCTTACATTGTTCTTGCAGCTACAGTGGCTGCAGGACTGGATGGTATCAGAAGAAACCTCAATGTTGAAAGCAGTCTTAACAAAGCCCCTAGCCAACAGAGGGAGTTCACCATTCCAGTAAAGCTTGATGATGCTCTGGAGGCGCTGGGGGAGGATCATGTCATCCGCAGTGCCCTTGGAGAGCCGTTTATTCAGTATTTCATCGCCATGAAGAAGTTTGAGATTGAGACCCAGGAAATGAATGATGAGAGGAACAAGTGCTTTGAGTATTTCATATAG
- the ptp4a1 gene encoding protein tyrosine phosphatase type IVA 1 has protein sequence MARMNRPAPVEITYKNMRFLITHNPTNATLNKFVEELKKYGVTTVVRVCEATYDATLVVKEGIQVLDWPFDDGAPPSNQIVDDWLNLLKLKFREEPGCCIAVHCVAGLGRAPVLVALALIECGMKYEDAVQFIRQKRRGAFNSKQLIYLEKYRPKMRLRFKDSNGHRNNCCIQ, from the exons ATGGCTCGAATGAACAGACCAGCCCCTGTGGAGATTACCTACAAAAACATGCGGTTCCTCATTACCCACAATCCCACCAACGCCACCCTGAACAAGTTCGTAGAG gagctgaaAAAATATGGAGTCACCACGGTTGTGAGAGTTTGTGAGGCCACCTATGATGCCACCCTGGTGGTGAAAGAGGGAATCCAGGTTCTG GATTGGCCATTTGACGATGGAGCTCCTCCCTCCAACCAGATCGTGGATGATTGGCTGAACCTGCTGAAGCTGAAGTTCAGGGAGGAGCCCGGCTGCTGCATCGCTGTGCACTGTGTAGCAGGGCTGGGGAG AGCTCCTGTTCTGGTGGCACTCGCGTTGATTGAATGTGGGATGAAGTATGAAGATGCTGTCCAGTTCATTCGACA GAAGCGCAGAGGAGCGTTCAACAGCAAGCAGCTGATCTACCTGGAGAAATATCGTCCAAAGATGCGCCTGCGTTTCAAAGATTCCAACGGCCATCGCAATAACTGCTGCATCCAATAG
- the lgsn gene encoding lengsin isoform X3 codes for MSLGSKKGVRVTGKYVPPVDWNSRGGGPSIVHGPVSTPVTPNTPTVISIGPLPHQPPEQVDDPSVDEADAGDDWTTEASCQTRLSYGKMGVPRQTMEELKTILRVSPLLSIRERHEGKPGSPYTYLHGSSTSGGGTDGRQDDGNSHRAFSTFKPHSDASRRGPRSRGSTSIQLPSTMDSSSSFRFSANTNRQPELRTHTYASGGSWGETGGSHTVFPTDNGKDTIEISGNQRFIAAMEQIKQQIARDNINFVRFEATDLHGVSRSKTVPVRFFHEKAVYGVPMPRSYLELTLSPQSNEVDHANTANFSSDVLLIPDLSTFRVLPWAEQTARVICDPCTVTGSPLRTSPRLIAKQLLGQLQSLGFSLHSSFTYECCVLGAPDRIGPKTLLFPATTLLSNHDLPFFQQLVDSMYCMGADIDSIASASGPGQMEINLRPEFGIAAADSAFTFRTGIKEMARKHSYIASFFTDDGLYNAGVLSHSLWDANGRRSLFHSGEKAGEVSEIGRKWLAGLLTHSAALSCLMSPGLGCRSHIAKTIKDPKRLLYATCGSNDNSSSFNIKCHGGRETHIDNKLGSAMANPYIVLAATVAAGLDGIRRNLNVESSLNKAPSQQREFTIPVKLDDALEALGEDHVIRSALGEPFIQYFIAMKKFEIETQEMNDERNKCFEYFI; via the exons ATGAGTCTAGGCAGCAAGAAAGGAGTCAGGGTGACTGGAAAGTATGTGCCTCCGGTGGATTGGAACAGCAGAGGAGGTGGCCCATCCATCGTCCACGGTCCCGTCAGTACCCCAGTAACTCCCAACACTCCCACAGTTATCTCCATTGGCCCTCTGCCTCACCAGCCCCCAGAGCAAGTTGATGATCCCTCTGTGGATGAAGCTGACGCTGGGGATGACTGGACCACAGAGGCATCATGTCAAACCAGGTTGTCCTATGGTAAAATGGGTGTTCCAAGGCAGACCATGGAAGAGCTGAAGACCATCCTGAGGGTCAGTCCCCTGCTCAGTATCCGGGAAAGACATGAGGGGAAACCAGGGAGTCCCTACACATATCTCCACGGAAGCAGCACTAGTGGTGGAGGGACGGACGGACGGCAGGATGATGGAAACTCTCACAGGGCGTTCAGCACCTTCAAACCACACTCTGATGCTTCCAGAAGGGGGCCCAGATCCAGAGGTAGCACATCTATTCAGCTGCCCTCCACCATGGATTCATCCAGCTCGTTCAGGTTCAGTGCCAACACAAATAGGCAGCCTGAACTCAGGACCCACACATATGCGAGTGGTGGCTCCTGGGGAGAGACTGGAGGTTCTCATACAG TTTTTCCCACAGATAACGGAAAAGACACTATTGAGATCTCTGGGAACCAGAGGTTCATTGCAGCCATGGAGCAAATTAAACAACAAATAGCACGCGACAATATCAACTTCGTCCGCTTTGAAGCCACTGACCTCCATGGGGTGTCAAGGTCCAAGACAGTACCTGTTCGCTTCTTCCAT GAGAAAGCAGTATATGGGGTACCAATGCCAAGAAGCTATTTGGAGCTAACCCTGAGCCCACAAAGCAATGAAGTGGACCATGCAAACACTGCCAACTTCAGTAGTGATGTCCTTCTGATCCCTGACCTTTCGACTTTTAGGGTCCTACCCTGGGCTGAACAAACAGCACGGGTCATCTGCGACCCATGCACCGTGACCGGAAGCCCCCTTCGCACTTCACCTCGCCTCATTGCCAAGCAGCTTCTCGGTCAGCTCCAAAGCCTGGGTTTCTCCCTGCACTCATCCTTCACCTATGAATGTTGTGTACTAGGAGCGCCGGACCGGATTGGACCAAAGACACTCCTGTTCCCTGCCACAACACTGCTCAGCAACCATGACCTGCCTTTCTTCCAGCAGCTGGTGGACAGCATGTACTGCATGGGGGCTGACATAGACAGCATCGCTTCTGCAAGTGGCCCTGGGCAGATGGAGATCAACCTGAGGCCAGAGTTTGGGATTGCTGCCGCTGACAGCGCCTTCACCTTCCGCACCGGCATCAAAGAAATGGCTCGCAAACACAGCTACATTGCCAGCTTTTTTACTGACGATGGTCTATACAATGCTGGGGTGCTCTCTCATAGCCTGTGGGATGCTAATGGGCGACGCagtctcttccacagtggagaGAAAGCAGGCGAGGTGTCTGAGATTGGTAGAAAATGGTTGGCAGGCCTCCTGACCCACTCTGCTGCCCTGAGCTGTTTGATGTCACCCGGCCTGGGTTGCAGAAGTCACATTGCCAAAACCATCAAAGATCCCAAGCGGTTGCTGTATGCCACTTGTGGCAGCAATGATAACAGCAGTTCCTTCAACATAAAGTGTCACGGTGGGAGGGAGACACACATTGACAACAAGCTGGGCTCAGCCATGGCCAACCCTTACATTGTTCTTGCAGCTACAGTGGCTGCAGGACTGGATGGTATCAGAAGAAACCTCAATGTTGAAAGCAGTCTTAACAAAGCCCCTAGCCAACAGAGGGAGTTCACCATTCCAGTAAAGCTTGATGATGCTCTGGAGGCGCTGGGGGAGGATCATGTCATCCGCAGTGCCCTTGGAGAGCCGTTTATTCAGTATTTCATCGCCATGAAGAAGTTTGAGATTGAGACCCAGGAAATGAATGATGAGAGGAACAAGTGCTTTGAGTATTTCATATAG
- the lgsn gene encoding lengsin isoform X1, giving the protein MSTKNEMNDSEDFKEGQNRSNDQIDGTGMSLGSKKGVRVTGKYVPPVDWNSRGGGPSIVHGPVSTPVTPNTPTVISIGPLPHQPPEQVDDPSVDEADAGDDWTTEASCQTRLSYGKMGVPRQTMEELKTILRVSPLLSIRERHEGKPGSPYTYLHGSSTSGGGTDGRQDDGNSHRAFSTFKPHSDASRRGPRSRGSTSIQLPSTMDSSSSFRFSANTNRQPELRTHTYASGGSWGETGGSHTVFPTDNGKDTIEISGNQRFIAAMEQIKQQIARDNINFVRFEATDLHGVSRSKTVPVRFFHEKAVYGVPMPRSYLELTLSPQSNEVDHANTANFSSDVLLIPDLSTFRVLPWAEQTARVICDPCTVTGSPLRTSPRLIAKQLLGQLQSLGFSLHSSFTYECCVLGAPDRIGPKTLLFPATTLLSNHDLPFFQQLVDSMYCMGADIDSIASASGPGQMEINLRPEFGIAAADSAFTFRTGIKEMARKHSYIASFFTDDGLYNAGVLSHSLWDANGRRSLFHSGEKAGEVSEIGRKWLAGLLTHSAALSCLMSPGLGCRSHIAKTIKDPKRLLYATCGSNDNSSSFNIKCHGGRETHIDNKLGSAMANPYIVLAATVAAGLDGIRRNLNVESSLNKAPSQQREFTIPVKLDDALEALGEDHVIRSALGEPFIQYFIAMKKFEIETQEMNDERNKCFEYFI; this is encoded by the exons ATGAGTACAAAAAACGAAATGAATGACTCTGAAGATTTCAAG GAAGGCCAAAATAGAAGCAACGACCAAATAGATGGCACCGGGATGAGTCTAGGCAGCAAGAAAGGAGTCAGGGTGACTGGAAAGTATGTGCCTCCGGTGGATTGGAACAGCAGAGGAGGTGGCCCATCCATCGTCCACGGTCCCGTCAGTACCCCAGTAACTCCCAACACTCCCACAGTTATCTCCATTGGCCCTCTGCCTCACCAGCCCCCAGAGCAAGTTGATGATCCCTCTGTGGATGAAGCTGACGCTGGGGATGACTGGACCACAGAGGCATCATGTCAAACCAGGTTGTCCTATGGTAAAATGGGTGTTCCAAGGCAGACCATGGAAGAGCTGAAGACCATCCTGAGGGTCAGTCCCCTGCTCAGTATCCGGGAAAGACATGAGGGGAAACCAGGGAGTCCCTACACATATCTCCACGGAAGCAGCACTAGTGGTGGAGGGACGGACGGACGGCAGGATGATGGAAACTCTCACAGGGCGTTCAGCACCTTCAAACCACACTCTGATGCTTCCAGAAGGGGGCCCAGATCCAGAGGTAGCACATCTATTCAGCTGCCCTCCACCATGGATTCATCCAGCTCGTTCAGGTTCAGTGCCAACACAAATAGGCAGCCTGAACTCAGGACCCACACATATGCGAGTGGTGGCTCCTGGGGAGAGACTGGAGGTTCTCATACAG TTTTTCCCACAGATAACGGAAAAGACACTATTGAGATCTCTGGGAACCAGAGGTTCATTGCAGCCATGGAGCAAATTAAACAACAAATAGCACGCGACAATATCAACTTCGTCCGCTTTGAAGCCACTGACCTCCATGGGGTGTCAAGGTCCAAGACAGTACCTGTTCGCTTCTTCCAT GAGAAAGCAGTATATGGGGTACCAATGCCAAGAAGCTATTTGGAGCTAACCCTGAGCCCACAAAGCAATGAAGTGGACCATGCAAACACTGCCAACTTCAGTAGTGATGTCCTTCTGATCCCTGACCTTTCGACTTTTAGGGTCCTACCCTGGGCTGAACAAACAGCACGGGTCATCTGCGACCCATGCACCGTGACCGGAAGCCCCCTTCGCACTTCACCTCGCCTCATTGCCAAGCAGCTTCTCGGTCAGCTCCAAAGCCTGGGTTTCTCCCTGCACTCATCCTTCACCTATGAATGTTGTGTACTAGGAGCGCCGGACCGGATTGGACCAAAGACACTCCTGTTCCCTGCCACAACACTGCTCAGCAACCATGACCTGCCTTTCTTCCAGCAGCTGGTGGACAGCATGTACTGCATGGGGGCTGACATAGACAGCATCGCTTCTGCAAGTGGCCCTGGGCAGATGGAGATCAACCTGAGGCCAGAGTTTGGGATTGCTGCCGCTGACAGCGCCTTCACCTTCCGCACCGGCATCAAAGAAATGGCTCGCAAACACAGCTACATTGCCAGCTTTTTTACTGACGATGGTCTATACAATGCTGGGGTGCTCTCTCATAGCCTGTGGGATGCTAATGGGCGACGCagtctcttccacagtggagaGAAAGCAGGCGAGGTGTCTGAGATTGGTAGAAAATGGTTGGCAGGCCTCCTGACCCACTCTGCTGCCCTGAGCTGTTTGATGTCACCCGGCCTGGGTTGCAGAAGTCACATTGCCAAAACCATCAAAGATCCCAAGCGGTTGCTGTATGCCACTTGTGGCAGCAATGATAACAGCAGTTCCTTCAACATAAAGTGTCACGGTGGGAGGGAGACACACATTGACAACAAGCTGGGCTCAGCCATGGCCAACCCTTACATTGTTCTTGCAGCTACAGTGGCTGCAGGACTGGATGGTATCAGAAGAAACCTCAATGTTGAAAGCAGTCTTAACAAAGCCCCTAGCCAACAGAGGGAGTTCACCATTCCAGTAAAGCTTGATGATGCTCTGGAGGCGCTGGGGGAGGATCATGTCATCCGCAGTGCCCTTGGAGAGCCGTTTATTCAGTATTTCATCGCCATGAAGAAGTTTGAGATTGAGACCCAGGAAATGAATGATGAGAGGAACAAGTGCTTTGAGTATTTCATATAG